tagcgctcaaagtagctgccccatttaaggactgtcggaagtgtgcaatgcagccctatttaaggcctgtcggactttACGGGTTAAGGATCTAGTGGAACTCTCCATCGACACGCCAAGGAAGCTCCCTGTCTGGAAGGACCTGCTACGTCAACCTCACTTCCACAGGTTTCACCACGATCTCCACGTGCTGCAGCTAGTCGGGTGGAGACTATCGAGCGACTCCTCCGGTACAGAGGATATTCCAGGAGAGTGGCGAAGGCAGTGGCAAAGACTAGACGACCTTCCACTACTTTGAATTACCAACATAAGTGGAAGAGGTTTTGGCAATGTGTCACAACACAGGCTGTTCAGTCTTCTGTCCCTCCAGCCAGAAGCTCGCAGACTTTCTCCTGTACTTACACGAGTCTTGTCACCTTTCTGTCTCAGCTATTAAAGGCTATAAAGCCATGCTGAATAGCGTTTTCTCCCTAAAGGGCTTCAACCTGACAGGGGACCCAGTTTTGAAGAACCTTATTAAATCCTTTGAAACATAAGTTCCAAAAAGGGTAGTAAGACTGCCACCATGGAACCTGGATGTAATGCTAAAGGCACTGTCGCTGGCTCCCTTTGAACCTCTCAGAGCCTCTTCGTTCAGAGATCTTACGAAGAAGACTCTTTTCCTTGTCTCGCTAGCATCGGCTAAGAGGGTTGGTGAGTTACAAGCCTTGTCATACAAGCTTACTCAGCAAGGTAAAGACATCATCCTGTCTTATCTTCCAGAATTTGTCGCAAAGACAGAAACATCCAGCAATCCTCTTCCTAGGGAATTCAGGATAAAAAATTTGGCAGTGGCCGTGTGCCCTGATGATGAAGAACATCTGTGCCCAGTTCGGACTCTGCTTATCTTTAGGGAAAGGATGGGGAACGTGGCAAGAAGACCTAGAAACCTCTTTGTCTCTCCTACAGACAAATCCAAACCACTTTCAAAGAATGGTTTGGCCTATCTCCTGAGAGAAACTATTCTGCAAGCCCACCGCTCACTGCCCAAGAACCTACTGATGCCTCTGAGAATGAGAGCACATGATATTTGAGGGATTGCCACCTCTCTTAATTTATGAAGGAATAAATCAGTGGAGGCTGTTCTCAATGCAGCTTCCTGAAGGAAACCTTCCGTCTTTGCAAAACATTATCTTCACGACATCGAGTGTTCAGATGGGGACACCTTTTCTCTCGGCCCGATGGTCGCAGCAGGTGGCATTGTGACATGAACACTATCTTAAGGCGGCATGCTATGCTTCGCTATGCTTTACCAGAGCTTTGTGGGGGAGAGCACACTGCCTTAACCTtgccttgctcctcttcctttgctccAAGTCTGGATGTAAGTACTGAGGCAATTgttattttttggggggatcTCGGTTATACATGCACCCACCACCTTTAAATGTGGGAATCTTCCTAGTCATGTGAAACAGGGGTGTGCAACAAATTATTTTTCaagtataaaaaatatttttgcaCACTTACCTGTTTCACATGACACATACCCACCCTCTTCCCCTCTGCATGTTCTGTACGCAGAAAGCAATGGAGTGGTTGCTGAGCAGGTAGTGGGATGGGTGGAGAAGGGGGGGTATgagggcttcccattttctatgaaccctacctcctcttcctccactatgAGGAAGTTTTAGGGGGTTCTTATATATTCTGcatcagggaaagagagagtccaCCTCTCTCCCTAGTCATGTGAAACAGGTAAGGGtgcaaaaatattttttatacttGAAAATAATGTTCCTCCATTTATGGGACATCCTGTGTGtcacaaaatataaaagatgtAATTAAAATGAACCAATAAAAAGAAGCAACAAATTTAACACTGAatgtaatattttgttgtttacAGAGTTTTCTGCACTGGCTGTGTGGAGCTCTTGGTGACACCCACTGCTGTGAACCGCATAATGAGGACAAGTCCTTGGTACTGTTTCCTGTGTCAACCCTTCAGCCCTCGTACTCATGGTCTGCTCAAACCAAGGCcagaatggagagaaatggtAAATGAATCTTTTCATATTTGCTTATTGGAAATAAATATTACCCATTGAAGAAAATGTatacaaaatacaagaaaaacttATGTGCCTGTAAAACAACCATCCATTTTCATTTGCTTCAGTGATTGAAAGGAAATGTGGCAGAAATGTCATGCATGAAAATCTCCATAAGTAAGCATTTGCAACAGAAATGTCATAGAAGAAATTAGTCTTGGAACTAGTTATACAAGTACCTACAAAATATTTTACATAACCATTTTCCATACTGATGTCTAATAAATTCTAAGAACTCATCAGACATATAGTATCCAGACAGATGCATCATTTAAATATGCCACGCATGAATTGAGACACATATTGGAGGGATTACTGTACTTGAAAATCAAGTTTGTTAACTAGCTTATCTATTTACTGTGAAATTATtgacatttttattcttatgcTTATGTACATTAAATATGACATTTCAATAGAATCCTACCAAAAAACCTGCTTCATGGATGTGCAATTTAGAAGAGGAGGCACCTGATCCATCATCTTTCCCCAAGAAGCCCTTGAGAGTTCTATCCGTCTTTGATGGCATTGCCACTGGTCAGTATAGTGAAATGCTCTTATTTTGACAATTGTGCAGCATAACAGAAAGTGAAAATTCTAGAGGTCCTTATAAATGTATGGTAGCCAATCTGCACTCGACATACAAGCTTACGTAGGCTCATGCAGTTTGCTTTATTCAGCTTCCACTGACTAGACTGTCTCATTGTAAGCTTTAAGTACAGACTAAAGGTTAAGGAAATTGGGAGTCTATTGGTGTTTgttaacattttttcctttcctttggtaAAATGTCTGAAAGTGACAACATCAATCAACAGGATTAGTTGCCTTAGATAAACTTGGTCTAGAAGTTGAGACGTACTACAGTTGTGAGGTGGACGAGATGGCCACAACTGTGGTGGAGTCAAACTTTGGATCACGCGTCACACTGCTTGGCAAAGTTGAGGAACTGACTAAAGAAAAGGTATGAAGATTTATGATCTTTATGATGTATGAAACCTgttaagaaatatgaaaaccaTGTAGTACAGTGTTCCTCCATTGCTTAATGGGGTTAAAATCCTTGATCATTGAGTTTTTGTAATGCTTTCATGAGAAAGCAATCATGAAACTCAGGATAGTATGCACTGTGTTTTCAACATTGATTTGCTAAAACCTTAGGGATGTAAATGTTTTACATTTGAGATTTGTACTTGAAGATTTTAGTGTTGTAAGCTTTAATAACAATACACTCTGCAGGTGAAAGTGTTATGCCCCATTGACCTCTTTATTGGTGGATCACCTTGTAATGACCTCAGTTTTGTGAATCCCAAGAGAAAGGGTCTTTTTGGTGAGTGTTTGTCAAAAAACTGTTGTTAAAGAaagatatttgaaagaaaaaaattctcattgttatttattatttataggAACATTACATTGTGGTGAAGACTTTCAATTGTGTTTTTAATTCTCCTTGTATttatcttctgcttctctttctattttttagcaatattttcttttgttattttatcttttaaagTTCTGTAAGGAGCAGGGGGGTCCCCATTTATACACAATATTCACAAATGGAATGGAATCCTTATAAGTATTGATCTTAGTACTTATAAGTATTAATACATGTGTTATAACTCGTATGAATGGACAAGGATGGTGAAAATTTAGCTCCTTATTGACACAATTTGCAAAGAAGTAATTGGTAGTAAATGAGAGTACAACTGTCTTCTTGCTGTACTTTCAGATTTTTCTGGAACtggttatctctttttttatttctacaagATTCTGAATATCATCCAGAGCTTCAACAAGGAGACTCATCTGTTTTGGATGTTTGAGAATGTCAAACATATGCCACATATCTATAGAGAGCAGATAAGCTtgtaaaattattttattttgttcctgCATGTAGTTATCATGAAACCTTCCTGCAGTGAAGAAGTTCATAATAGACTGGTTATAATTAGACAATTTCTAAGCATCCTTCCAGTGTGCTGCTTTATGCATTCCTCATGGTAACCAATTTGTTCAGCACAGTAAAGTCATAGTAGAACTTTTGTTGACCAATTCAATTATCATTCATGTCCATGATCAAATGTGATCAAAAAACCTCCCAAAAAATTTctcttggaaaaaaataattccaaATGTTGTGCAGCATGCAATGTAGCAAATATGGATCACTACTGCTTTATAAAAGTTTGCAACTCTAGCTATTTTTCatcaattaaggaaaaaaaagttttcacaTTCCTGGGAGTTATCTTCGCCTCATCATAAGAATGGAAGTGTGTGCATTATTTGTTGGTGAGGGAGCTGTGTGTATAGGATTCCCAGACTCTTAATTAATTGATTTGCCTGGACACAGAAATTCCAGCAGTTGCAGTAACTTGTGAAATCACTAAAGGCAACAATGACTGAGGACTGAAACAAAGTTTATATGACTGTGAGCCTGAATTAGAACAACACGAATTGGTTGGTTTTTCTTGACCCAGCAACTCATCTCAGTTCCTGTACTAAAACACAGACTCATGCAAAACTGGGATACACAAATTTGGTAATCACCACTGCTGATTCAGTGTAGTCACTGGAATCTGGCCACTGTGAACTGTCTTTCACTGATGCTCCCAGCTTATTGTCCACATTACTGTTGGCTTGTGTGTTCATCACACAAGATGTCATTTGTCACTGAAGAAAATTTTTTCTATTTGGAAACTTGGTTCATGAACTGATTTGTTCATGATGAGAGGTGTCTGTGACCTGAGGTTCCACTGTGTCTCCTTTTAGGTTTAGCTCTTTTTTATTCAAGATGATATCTTCATAAGCTCTCAAAGGACACCAACTTATCTCACCTTTTGAGATTCTATTAAAATTACCCATGGAAAATTTGCAttttataaatgaataaatcattACTGTTTCCTGCTAATAATGTTTTCTTGAGATAATTGCTAACCAGTCCATTATGATTATCCGTGTGTTATTGGATGGTTTCATTTTCATAAGAATAATATCATGAGCTTTGTTTTGCACTATGTGATAAACTAATGAAtggaattatttatttgtttgtttgtgtacttTTTTTAGTTCTTGGGAATCACCAGCATCTGATATGAATGTTGACTGTCTTTTTGCAGTTTCTTGGAAAAACCTCCAATCGTGATTGATGCAAGATATTTTTCTCCCCAAAGTCGACCACGTTGCTTCTGGGGAAACATACCtggtaagatttgtgagtgGACATTTCAAGTGATTTCATTTCCATTGGCCATGAGAGACTATTGCTTGGATTGAAAACAAGACAAGCGGTGAACATTCAAGTCTAACGTGTTAACAGTTATTCAAATTACCATATTTTAtggcttacaagacgcactttttttcctaaaaaataccctgaaaaatactagtgcgtcttccaagatgaatgttgtattgtaaggcagcatccaacctcaagtgagcttggacacttgacagatagtgacctggatttgtatgttgagtcattacattatgatgttagcttaagtaccatttaatttgGCCTTTTATAtcatgtaaactcagtacttaggtgttacaagtatttccaataccataatccttcctgcagcctactcagcgtgtggagaaaacgggccgctcccctcgtctcattgcaacacacacatacatgcacacgaacgcatacacatcatgccaggtgcctttatacctttattaatagaacatccaagtggcttactcattcaagcaagagtcaaaattccacttgtgaattatattcacattgataaagcttatgaagcacgactgcaaaataaaataaatacaaactgcagcactgacgtgttTGGTTTGGATGATTGGACAAATGATTccatgtaaacaacaggtccaaaacatgccgtcgcctgccactaaaacaagagatggactgtttcactgtgtatatgtatttacctatggtgtttttatttacatagttttagatttgtggtgagtggtccagcaaatttgtaatgagtggtgaaacaatagtgtcttgcagactccttgcttctgatgttttttgTGTACAGTGGTCGGAtatatggtgaatgcgttcttgtatgagaatgacttttttttcttagaaatttctttaaaatattagggtgcgtcttgcaagccgtaaaatacaaTACACCACCACGGGCTGATTGTTTTTCAGTCAGCCATGACTTCCATGTTACTTCAGCTTTATAATTGTACTGTCATAGTGAGAAGTTAGGATTCATTGTATACTGCAATATCCGTCACTCTTTCAGGAATGTCCAGACATGTTCCTTCGCAGCTAGAATGTAACCACAAGCTAAGTCAATACATTGATAAAGTAAGCTGACTTACTCTTGGTTGCACAAATATTAAAGCTGGACTTTACTTTAGTTACTGCTGTATTGAGACTGTTCTTGCATGTGTTTGCATGGTCTGATGAGAATGGTTATGGATTGCAAGGATGAGTTTCACCTAGCTTTACATCAGCCAGTGGCCTCTCTTTAAGGGTGATATTGCTTGTCAGGTTTGTATATAACAAAGTCCTGGAGTGCTGCTAACTGTAATGGCTTTGCTTCACTACCTCACCCTTCTTTTCCTGTATATGCCAGGTTAGCAATCAAAATGGGAGTGGCCCTATCAGTACTTCCAAAAACTCATTCAAAGATTTCACCACCAACTTCTTTCTGGAATGCCATCTCATGATTGTAAGGTGTTAATTGTATgaatatttgtatttgtattcccTGTTTTCCTGGATTTTCTTTTTGAAGttaatgtatgaaaaaaaaaaaaaaaaaaaaaaaaacaatgtccaTCGTTTCACTAGCTTGCACTGTTGTCCTTGGCTGTGTAAACCATCAACCCAATTTTTCAGCAGATTGGTAACCGGAAAGCTATAGTGGATAAGCTAAACTGCATCACCACAAACCGTACCTCTCTTCGGATAAGATGTGGAGAAGACTTGCCAATCAAAATGAACAACCGCAGAGATATACCCTGGATCACAGAGTTAGAAAAGGTATCTTCATCTGCATTTCTTGAATTGTATTTTCAAATGTCATTGAATTTGAATATAAATGCTTACATTTTATATCTGATGTGAAACTTCAAATGGAAAATTTTCCTTCAGGTTTTTGGGTTACCTCCACACTACACAGATAATGGGAACTTGACAGTGAAAGGGAGACAAAATCTCTTAGGACGGGCCTGGAGTGTCCCTGTTATTCAGCACATCTTTGAGCCTCTCTGCCAATACTTTCCCTGCAAGAAAGACACTTCAGAAcccacgaaggaaagaaaagaagaataaagaaatgcatAGAAAGctgttctcacacacacacacacacatatatatatatatatatatatatatatatatatatatatatatatatatatatatatatatatatatatcacattgATTAAGATTTGTATGGTAGGTTTGTGAAAGGTTGCTGCTTTTCAGTGCAATCTATTAACTGATAacagaaaagtttttttttttttgttaactagTACAAGGGAAGTTTCAAGTAAATAGTATACAAAATTTTTAGTTACTATGCATATGAAACCTTGAAGTAAGCACCATCAGATAGATCAGTGCCATGGTCCTTACTTCCATGTTCTCACGCTGCCACATCTCTTACTCAGATGCTTCAGAACATAGCTATATGTTTATTTAGAAATTTGTACATCATTGAATTTAGACTGCCTTGCTTTACTTGTAACATTGATTTCTAAGTTGTAGTTTTATTGAAATGAGTTCTCTGAGGAACTATATTCTGAaagtgaagaaatcttgtttagAGATATGGCGTATTAAATTTAATTAGTTTATAAGACTTTTCCCTAATCTTTGAGTTATGTTTCAGTGTCATAAGGGTTTGTCATCTATcaaaagaattttttttctctattgtaAGCATGTAGGACCTGCTGAAAAACAGaaggttatttttattttagagtCCTGCAAGTCTTCCTTCTTAGATGTGTTTACAGAATTTAACTGAAAATGTATACTTTACTTTCATTCCAGTACAAAGATACAATTGATACTGCTGTACAAGGGGAATTAAGAGAGGGATTGTGCTTCAAGGTATAACCTCACAGATATACTCAAAAGTcagtgtaaatttaaataaagtcaAATTATGTAACGGCGCCTACAAGTATTTTACGTGATTTTGTTAGCCAGGTGCTGTTATGATGAGTGTTTGATGTCAGTAGGTATTGGTGCATCATAAAGCTTTGACCAGTTTCTTTTTAAAGCTGCTTGTTTGTTTAATAATGATCTTAATTTcagttgtgttttcctttctctatatccaTTGTCTGAGCTACTACACATCAATTTCAAAGGCAACCATGTTTAGTTCCttcatacaaataaaaaagatgtgTGCATAGTTGTATTTGGATCTTTTAACCTCCAACAAACTTGTGGACAGAGggagtgtttttctcttttcgtggagggggggagggtaAAGCTAAAATATGGTCAAATGTCACTTCTTATCACGAAAATAAGTTagttatatatagaaaaaagagaagaaaaaaataatgtctatTCTTAACTGGCGTAGATCTTGCTGGAATTAGATAATCTCAAATTACACCATTTGAATGTTATTGTTTGCTCATGCAGGGACTGTCACATATAAGCCtgacggcctcttgcagcttccctcttttcttatgttagaTAGTGTACAAAACACGGTGGATGAGGACTGCTACCCCGTGCTAATATTACGTTAATTGGTCTTAAAAAGTACCACTGTGGAAGAGttctagcaaaaaaaaaaaaaaaaaaaaaattaccttaatGTAAGTGAATCCTCCATCTCGTCTGTTTCCGTCTGGCGCTGTTGTGTTATAGTCTGGCTggttctcttcattctccctcaATGACTGACGTCCAACAATTCATGGAAATATCAAACACACTATCACATAGTCAAGTAAATCGGACATATCAGATATGCCGTTACAACAGCTGAAAATGCCGGCACCCTGTTCCACAATACTCCCGCCTGTGTTCTCTCGCCACACTGACCTTGGTAGCCCATTGCTTCACAATCAATCTTCTCTCGAAGCTCCGGACACACCTCCCCGCACTTAATTACCTCATCGTTCACAAACTATTAGAACTGAAATAATAGAATGTACTGCGAAGAAAGCAAGGCATGTTTGCGTAGTTTGGATCTTTATTTGAAAACGAGAAGTAAAAAATTGAACCATTCTACCTTCTGCAAATAAAGACTTAACTTCGCACATCACTTACCATGAGTAATGGGAATATGGGTTAATTCAAAGTCCACGTCAGCGATGGAGTACACTTTtaatgatgggaaaaaaaaagaaagaaaagaaatgaaaaaacagGACAAATGCATTCATCGGTCATTAGCCCCTTGAGTTCGGAGCTCACATATACATCTGCTGATTCAGTCCGCACTTTACTCATTCAGAGAACACAATGTCTATAATAAGCTTCAATTGAGCAAAAGGTAGGGCAAGGCTCATCACCATTTTGAGTTCACTAATTTTCTCTGCTCTAACCTTTCCAATCATCAACACCAAGTTTCTACACCTTTCGCCGATTTTGCCGTCGTGGCGGCCTTTTGGTTGTCACATTTTTTCGTGCCCGATTTACTTAAATGTGGCGTGGCCTTTTCTCCACACTGGCGGGGTCCTGGGCTGCTAATTAAGTGTCCATTCACGACGGGTTCCTTTGAAGTTTTCTCGGGCTTGTCACAGGAGGCGTCCGATCCCTTCGTGGTCACGGTGGAGCGCTGAGCGGGGTTGGTGTACAGGTTATTGATGGTGGTAACGGAAGGGTCGGCCTTGCGTTTACTTTTTGTGAGAGTTTGTGCGTTCACTTGCTGTGTGCAGGGGAGGGACGAGGGAGGCGCTTTTAACTTATGCTTATTTGATACTGACTGAGGATCGATTTTCTGTTGGTTTAGCTTGTGTGAAGAAGAATGTGAGGAGGTGTCTACCTGGGCACTACCACTTAATTTACTTTGCGGCACATAAGTCGGAGGCCCACTAGCTGTGCTCTTGGTGACAAGGACGGGTGGCTGCGGCCTCTTGTGAGATTTAGTCATGTACGAAGACCTACTCCCGGCGGCCACCGAAGAtgatggggaagagggagcaggtgaaggaggagagggccGCACCCCATTTCTGCTCAATTCGCTAGATGACTCAAGAGGCAGGAAGGGTGGGCTTCTGGACGGCTTGTTTAGGGCGTTGGGGGAGTCGTCCTCACTGCCCTCGTCCGCCTCAGTTCCTGCGCAGTAGATCTGTGCAAGCTTTTCGAACTTCTGACCCCAGTCCATCCGGTAGTCGAAAATCATGTCGCCCCGTGAGGAACCTGGGAGGCCGCGAGAACCTTAGTGAGTTTGGGTTTTGCcttaaaaagataaacaggatTATTGTTATAGGAGGCCACCTATACGAAAGGAGTCCAAACTGTCAATAGCTTGTTTGAGTTTTTATAACGGACTAGTAATGATGGCACTCAGCTGCGATAACTAAACACACTGTACAAACACTTGACTATTGGATGCGAAGGATGCTGAGTGCAATAAAGTTAATAGCTATGTCTcgttgggtctctctctctctctctctctctctctctctctcatagcaccACCGACCGGAAGTAAGGGAGGACAAAGAGGCGGCCGACATCTCGTCCCCCTCCACGCAGTAGTGACGCACGTCTTCCACCTCCTGGTGCTGCTGGTCCACCTGTGACGGAAGCCAGGTTCAGACTAGGGAAAGGGGAGACGAAGAGTGGGAGGTGGAAGGATCTAAACTCACGTAACTACTTGAAATTTATAAGCAATGAATATTTCCGCAGGTTTAATGATGGCTCGCGAAgaacaagggaaaagaaagagaaaaagttcgTTATTTTTCGCTCTGAGTGAGGGTTTAGAAAATTAACGATGTAGCGTAATCTATGAGATGTCCCGGTAATCTCTTCCTGAAAGAATATTTTTTGAATGCGACACgagaatgagaaacaaaagaaggcaAGATATTCATGAGTTTAAGACACGCATTCCAAAACAGTGCTGGCTCCCCCGTGCATTAACACAAAAGGTACAAACAAAATAACCGATGGAATGGCCAGGAAGTAAGCCTTGCGCGGAGGAACTGAAGGAGAGACGGGAGACATACAATAAACAACTCATGAGACGGAGATGCAGCcattacaaaagaaaacacaaactcaAGATCTGGAT
The window above is part of the Portunus trituberculatus isolate SZX2019 chromosome 14, ASM1759143v1, whole genome shotgun sequence genome. Proteins encoded here:
- the LOC123503447 gene encoding DNA (cytosine-5)-methyltransferase 3A-like, with amino-acid sequence MGRHPPKKKYAYHTRKSRPVKMEVKCHQKTAEVKTRGEYFSNRDYGRLVWGKIAGSRTWPGIIVPHYECGVRAPPAERVWVFWFGDKRVSEVPLNKLSSFKENFGTYYIRTGIPTFQKGITVCIQELQHQSGLPQEDSEEALLQWANEGFPNATNYKRAGAFPFSSKVVKHLSNIKKIKKLGDSSDSSDSLFPMMSQSSSDSDASDADEWRKWRPKASFLNLARQGKYDIELLCIACHRTECQIVAPHPYFVGSVCNNCKVLFTLCTCFPCFLLPDLDENSKDMETGLNVQCVVCASPGKLLICDSADCERVFCTGCVELLVTPTAVNRIMRTSPWYCFLCQPFSPRTHGLLKPRPEWREMNPTKKPASWMCNLEEEAPDPSSFPKKPLRVLSVFDGIATGLVALDKLGLEVETYYSCEVDEMATTVVESNFGSRVTLLGKVEELTKEKVKVLCPIDLFIGGSPCNDLSFVNPKRKGLFDFSGTGYLFFYFYKILNIIQSFNKETHLFWMFENVKHMPHIYREQISFFLEKPPIVIDARYFSPQSRPRCFWGNIPGMSRHVPSQLECNHKLSQYIDKIGNRKAIVDKLNCITTNRTSLRIRCGEDLPIKMNNRRDIPWITELEKVFGLPPHYTDNGNLTVKGRQNLLGRAWSVPVIQHIFEPLCQYFPCKKDTSEPTKERKEE
- the LOC123503358 gene encoding uncharacterized protein LOC123503358, whose translation is MNISIPIEPNPFRHFQYIVTWGEGRVTAEVINCGMNTTTDGYESCRKIVPLARLPSSSSSSSSSSIISSSSSNAVPSHLLNAQGPLQVGGVASMVSFLQLADSYGWTLTPPSTSPFAGCLLELRHNDRLYDLNATDFTKHPIHPCDAPRTSRVVFGRHSIIIILASLLSLLLLVVVILCLARRGRKSLSYPDLDRELVKETMGGTDLEGFGEKDVTHFDLKFLQVTPDGYLVGDENEGPLPDVTQDACHSSSSTNGPPTQLPEGVTIGDFIKENIVKVDQQHQEVEDVRHYCVEGDEMSAASLSSLTSGSSRGDMIFDYRMDWGQKFEKLAQIYCAGTEADEGSEDDSPNALNKPSRSPPFLPLESSSELSRNGVRPSPPSPAPSSPSSSVAAGSRSSYMTKSHKRPQPPVLVTKSTASGPPTYVPQSKLSGSAQVDTSSHSSSHKLNQQKIDPQSVSNKHKLKAPPSSLPCTQQVNAQTLTKSKRKADPSVTTINNLYTNPAQRSTVTTKGSDASCDKPEKTSKEPVVNGHLISSPGPRQCGEKATPHLSKSGTKKCDNQKAATTAKSAKGVETWC